Below is a genomic region from Streptococcus salivarius.
AACGCGATTTTCAGCAATGTGCTTGATTCCCGTTTTAACCAATTCTTCAGCGACATCACTTGAAACATATTTGGTTACGGCAATAATATTGACTTCATCGCTAGAGCGATTAGCCTTTTCACAAGCTTTTTTTACCGCCTGATAAACATTATTTTTATTCTCTTCTATAGTCATTATTAACGATTTTTAAAGAATGGTGGTGTCTCCAATTCATCATCATCTTCAACATCACTTGAGAATGTAGACATAGTCAATTGACTATCTAGTTGACCAGTTTCAGGACGAGAAATATTATCACGTCTCAAATCCCAATTACCAAAAGCTGACTGCTCTTGTTGAGGAGTTGCTGCTGCAGGACGAACTCCTGGTTGTGGCATTGAAGGTGTTTCATTATAGTCAAAATTTGGTTGACGTTCAAATGAAGGTTGAGAAACTGGACGTTGCTCTCCTTGAGCAACTTGCTGAGTAGGAGCTGAGGGGTGTGAAGGAGCTGTAGTCACTTTACGTGGCTGAGCTTTCATACCAGATACTTTTTCAGCACGATCTTGGCGAACTCCAGTTGCAACAACAGTTACACGGATTTCATCTTTCAATGTATCATCGATAGATGTACCAAGCCAAATGTTAACACCGTTACCAGCTGCTTGACCAACAATTTCAGATGCTTCTTCTGCTTCTGTAAGGGTCATATCAAGACCACCAGTTACGTTAACGATGACATCTTCTGCACCATCAATAGTAGTTTCAAGAAGTGGTGAATAGATTGCTTTGCGTGCAGCTTCAACAATACGTTCTTCACCTGAACCAATACCAATACCCATAAGTGCATTACCTTTATTTGCCATAACAGTTTTCACATCGGCAAAGTCAAGGTTGATCAAACCTGGGTTAGTGATAAGGTCTGTAATACCTTGGACCCCTTGACGAAGAACATTATCTGCTTCACTAAGAGCTTCAAGAAGTGGTGTTTTCTTATCAACAATTTCAAGAAGGTTATTGTTTGAGATAATAAGTAGGGTATCAACTTGCTCACGCAGCTCTTGAATACCTTCAACAGCGAAGGCACCACGTTTGTTACCTTCGAAGCCAAATGGACGTGTCACAACTGCAACTGTCAATGCACCCAAGCTTTTCGCAATACGTGCAATAACTGGTGCTGCCCCTGTACCAGAGCCACCACCCATACCAGCAGTGATAAAGACCATATCAGCTCCTGTAAGTGCTTCTGTAAGTGTTTCTTCACTTTCTTCAGCTGCCTTACGACCAACTTCAGGTTGACCTCCGGCACCAAGGCCACGAGTCAATTTAGGACCCAATTGGATTACTGTTTCTGCTTTAGAAGAGCTGAGTGCTTGAATATCAGTATTAGCTGCAATAAATTCAACACCAGCAAGACCTTCTTCAATCATTCGGTTGATGGCGTTTCCGCCACCTCCACCGACACCGATAACTTTAATTACCGCACCTTGAACTGATGCGCTATCAAATGAAAAACT
It encodes:
- the ftsZ gene encoding cell division protein FtsZ; this encodes MSFSFDSASVQGAVIKVIGVGGGGGNAINRMIEEGLAGVEFIAANTDIQALSSSKAETVIQLGPKLTRGLGAGGQPEVGRKAAEESEETLTEALTGADMVFITAGMGGGSGTGAAPVIARIAKSLGALTVAVVTRPFGFEGNKRGAFAVEGIQELREQVDTLLIISNNNLLEIVDKKTPLLEALSEADNVLRQGVQGITDLITNPGLINLDFADVKTVMANKGNALMGIGIGSGEERIVEAARKAIYSPLLETTIDGAEDVIVNVTGGLDMTLTEAEEASEIVGQAAGNGVNIWLGTSIDDTLKDEIRVTVVATGVRQDRAEKVSGMKAQPRKVTTAPSHPSAPTQQVAQGEQRPVSQPSFERQPNFDYNETPSMPQPGVRPAAATPQQEQSAFGNWDLRRDNISRPETGQLDSQLTMSTFSSDVEDDDELETPPFFKNR